The following proteins are co-located in the Micromonospora viridifaciens genome:
- a CDS encoding FtsX-like permease family protein codes for MLIFVWRQLRSRAGRSVALLAGVLVATTGFVVLTGATTTSRLEVTGTVERSTRAAYDILVRPTGTRTPLEAEQRLVRPNYLSGLYGGITTVQYDQVKAIAGVDVAAPIAMLGYSTTPVPTPLDLTDAVDRSLPRQVIRVDPTFVAERDLSSAPGKPRYVYVTKNPVIHPRLTVEFDSRSAPYSDGRSYPYDEACGPAPREVLPDGRSLPVCDPGWALVGEPGTYSERVDWRIDVVRLRPDGRFESAPGILAGDDRTTTISDRLVLAYDLTVPFLLAAVDPAAEQRLVGLSDAVVAGRAVRPDDPVKEIRLGTAVNRQVPVLVTSRPFVDEALTARLTRLSGTSPAGVPALELEKTLGAAAGIPAGESRSTVADGHRAMLAAGLTDTGCCVGQLQRLVQSGDVRYERSPDGALRATDQPPVAPEVYGDRFTGNPLPRPWLADDRGSRTGRPLTLAKGPNAPYRLWRAVGVFDPQKLTGFSDLGKVPLETYEPPVAQGADARSRAALGGQPLEPSGNPAGYLSAPPLLLTNLASVPKLLEGGTSPQVTAPISAIRVRVTDVHGYTERSAERVRLVAERIAQVTGLDVDITLGSSPAPQTVALPAGSFGRPALRLTESWSALGVASTITKAVDRKSATLFVLVLVVCVLFLGNAVSAAVRDRRPELAVLACLGWPARRIGALILGEVTALGLAAGLFSIGLAFPLGAALDIGVDWRQALLAVPVALLLALVAGLAPALRAARAHPAAALRPPVATARWVRRPRTLPGLALVNLIRTPGRTLLGAGALAIGVAALTLVAAAAYAFRGAIVGSLLGDTVSLSVRGADAMAAVATVLLGAAAVADVLYLNIRDRAAELATLRAIGWTDGVLGRLIGSEGLLLGALGALTGAGLGLAGAAWLVGELPAALVLVATAVALVGVLVTCLAALVPAALLRRLPTAQLLAEE; via the coding sequence ATGCTCATCTTCGTCTGGCGACAGCTGCGCAGCCGTGCGGGGCGGTCGGTGGCGCTGCTGGCCGGCGTACTGGTGGCCACCACCGGTTTCGTCGTCCTGACCGGCGCCACCACCACCTCCCGCCTTGAGGTCACCGGCACGGTGGAGCGGAGCACCCGGGCCGCGTACGACATCCTGGTCCGTCCGACGGGGACGCGCACTCCGCTGGAGGCTGAACAGCGGCTGGTCCGCCCCAACTACCTCTCGGGGCTCTACGGCGGCATCACCACCGTCCAGTACGACCAGGTCAAAGCGATCGCCGGGGTGGACGTGGCGGCTCCCATCGCCATGCTCGGCTACTCCACCACCCCCGTGCCGACCCCGCTGGACCTGACCGACGCGGTGGACCGGTCGCTGCCGCGCCAGGTGATCCGGGTCGACCCGACCTTCGTCGCCGAACGGGACCTCTCCTCCGCACCGGGCAAGCCCCGCTACGTGTACGTCACGAAGAACCCGGTCATCCACCCCCGCCTCACCGTGGAATTCGACAGCCGGTCGGCCCCGTACTCGGACGGTCGTTCCTACCCGTACGACGAGGCGTGCGGGCCCGCGCCGCGGGAGGTGCTGCCGGACGGGCGGTCGCTGCCCGTGTGCGACCCGGGGTGGGCACTGGTCGGGGAGCCAGGGACCTACTCGGAACGCGTGGACTGGCGGATCGACGTCGTCCGGCTGCGGCCCGACGGCCGCTTCGAGAGCGCACCCGGCATCCTGGCCGGCGACGACCGGACCACGACCATCTCGGACCGGCTCGTGCTGGCGTACGACCTGACCGTGCCGTTCCTGCTGGCCGCCGTGGACCCGGCCGCCGAGCAACGCCTCGTCGGCCTCTCCGACGCCGTGGTCGCCGGCCGTGCCGTCCGCCCCGACGACCCCGTCAAGGAGATCCGGCTCGGCACCGCGGTCAACCGGCAGGTGCCGGTCCTGGTCACCAGCCGCCCCTTCGTCGACGAGGCGCTGACCGCCCGCCTCACCCGGCTGTCGGGCACCAGTCCGGCCGGAGTGCCCGCGCTGGAGCTGGAGAAGACCCTCGGTGCAGCCGCCGGCATCCCGGCCGGCGAGAGCCGGTCCACCGTGGCGGACGGCCACCGGGCCATGCTCGCCGCCGGGCTCACCGACACCGGATGTTGCGTCGGCCAACTGCAGCGCCTGGTGCAGTCCGGCGACGTGCGGTACGAACGGTCGCCCGACGGCGCCCTCCGCGCCACCGACCAACCACCGGTCGCCCCCGAGGTGTACGGAGACCGGTTCACCGGTAACCCGTTGCCCCGTCCCTGGCTGGCCGACGACCGCGGCTCGCGTACCGGGCGGCCACTGACGCTGGCGAAGGGGCCGAACGCGCCCTACCGGTTATGGCGGGCGGTGGGGGTGTTCGACCCGCAGAAGCTGACCGGCTTCAGTGACCTGGGCAAGGTGCCGCTGGAGACGTACGAGCCGCCAGTGGCGCAGGGCGCCGACGCGCGCAGCCGCGCCGCGCTGGGCGGACAGCCGCTGGAGCCGAGCGGCAACCCGGCCGGCTACCTCTCGGCTCCGCCGCTGCTGCTGACCAACCTGGCCAGCGTGCCGAAGCTGCTGGAAGGCGGCACCAGCCCGCAGGTCACAGCGCCGATCAGCGCGATCCGGGTCCGGGTCACCGACGTGCACGGGTACACCGAACGCTCGGCCGAGCGGGTCCGGCTGGTCGCCGAGCGGATCGCCCAGGTCACAGGCCTGGACGTGGACATCACCCTCGGCTCGTCGCCGGCCCCGCAGACCGTGGCACTGCCCGCCGGCTCGTTCGGCCGGCCAGCGCTGCGGCTGACCGAGAGCTGGTCCGCGCTCGGGGTCGCCTCCACGATCACCAAGGCCGTGGACCGCAAGAGCGCCACGCTCTTCGTGCTGGTACTGGTGGTCTGCGTGCTGTTCCTCGGCAACGCGGTCTCCGCCGCCGTCCGGGACCGCCGCCCCGAACTGGCGGTGCTCGCCTGCCTCGGCTGGCCGGCCCGCCGGATCGGGGCCCTGATCCTCGGCGAGGTCACCGCGCTGGGGCTGGCCGCCGGGCTGTTCTCGATCGGGCTGGCCTTCCCCCTGGGTGCCGCGCTGGACATCGGCGTCGACTGGCGGCAGGCGCTGCTCGCCGTACCGGTGGCCCTGCTGCTGGCGCTGGTCGCGGGCCTGGCGCCGGCGCTGCGGGCCGCGCGCGCCCACCCGGCCGCCGCGCTGCGCCCGCCGGTGGCCACCGCCCGATGGGTACGCCGACCGCGCACCCTGCCCGGCCTGGCCCTGGTGAACCTGATCCGCACCCCCGGCCGCACCCTGCTCGGCGCGGGCGCACTGGCCATCGGGGTGGCCGCACTGACCCTCGTCGCCGCCGCCGCGTACGCCTTCCGCGGCGCCATCGTCGGCAGCCTGCTCGGCGACACCGTGTCGCTCAGCGTACGCGGCGCGGACGCCATGGCGGCCGTAGCGACGGTGCTGCTCGGGGCAGCGGCCGTCGCCGACGTGCTCTACCTGAACATCCGAGACCGCGCCGCCGAACTGGCGACGCTGCGCGCGATCGGCTGGACCGACGGCGTCCTGGGCCGCCTGATCGGATCCGAGGGCCTGCTCCTCGGCGCGCTCGGCGCGCTCACCGGCGCGGGCCTGGGCCTGGCCGGCGCGGCCTGGCTGGTCGGTGAACTGCCGGCGGCGCTGGTGCTGGTGGCAACCGCCGTCGCGCTGGTCGGGGTGCTGGTCACCTGCCTGGCGGCACTCGTTCCGGCCGCGTTGCTGCGCCGCCTTCCCACCGCACAACTACTCGCAGAGGAGTGA
- a CDS encoding PadR family transcriptional regulator, with translation MAIQHAVLALLARGPSYGYELKSAFEAAVGPQWGSLNIGHLYQILDRLSREKLVVAERQAQPVKPDRVVYEITRAGRDELNRWLAEPSPRSGGFRDDFFLKVTAAARSGAAETVRTVLGNQRGHLMRELRNLDALRRAADDPVVRLLLSAASRHVEADLAFVDDAESALLADGGATLAELAAHAAGTTGPDAHGPARAAG, from the coding sequence GTGGCGATCCAGCACGCGGTCCTGGCCCTGCTCGCCCGCGGCCCCAGCTACGGCTACGAGCTGAAGAGCGCCTTCGAGGCGGCGGTCGGCCCACAGTGGGGGTCGCTCAACATCGGCCACCTCTACCAGATCCTCGACCGCCTCTCCCGCGAAAAGCTGGTGGTCGCCGAGCGGCAGGCCCAGCCGGTCAAACCCGACCGGGTCGTCTACGAGATCACTCGGGCCGGCCGCGACGAGTTGAACCGTTGGCTCGCCGAGCCGAGCCCCCGCAGCGGCGGCTTCCGCGACGACTTCTTCCTCAAGGTCACCGCCGCCGCCCGCTCCGGCGCGGCGGAGACGGTCCGGACGGTGCTGGGCAACCAGCGCGGCCACCTCATGCGGGAGCTGCGCAACCTCGACGCGCTGCGGCGCGCGGCCGACGATCCCGTGGTCCGGTTGCTGCTCTCGGCCGCCAGCCGGCACGTCGAAGCCGACCTCGCCTTCGTCGACGACGCCGAATCGGCCCTGCTCGCCGACGGCGGCGCCACCCTCGCCGAGCTGGCCGCCCACGCTGCCGGCACGACCGGGCCCGACGCCCACGGCCCGGCCCGCGCCGCAGGCTGA
- a CDS encoding SIR2 family NAD-dependent protein deacylase, whose protein sequence is MEQLVAGEAAKLLGQARRVVIFTGAGMSAESGVPTFRDALSGLWQQFDAQALATPEAFRADPALVWGWYEWRRSAVGRARPNQGHVAVAAIEARVPNCVLVTQNVDDLHERAGSTAPLHLHGSLFAPRCSACAHPAPAPDGMAEEPAGGRRITPPRCTRCSAPVRPGVVWFGEALPEAALSAAVEAAATCDLLLTVGTSGLVYPAAEIPQVAARCGAAVIQVNPEETPLDHVADVNLRGPAARVLPALVEAVWGGADRG, encoded by the coding sequence ATGGAGCAGTTGGTGGCGGGAGAGGCCGCGAAGCTGCTGGGACAGGCCCGACGGGTGGTGATCTTCACCGGCGCGGGCATGTCGGCCGAGAGCGGGGTGCCGACCTTCCGGGACGCCCTCAGCGGGCTGTGGCAGCAGTTCGACGCCCAGGCGCTCGCCACGCCGGAGGCGTTCCGCGCCGACCCGGCACTCGTGTGGGGCTGGTACGAGTGGCGGCGCAGCGCGGTCGGGCGGGCCCGGCCGAACCAGGGGCATGTGGCCGTCGCCGCGATCGAAGCCCGCGTCCCGAACTGCGTCCTCGTCACCCAGAACGTCGACGACCTGCACGAACGCGCCGGCTCGACGGCGCCGCTGCACCTGCACGGCAGTCTGTTCGCGCCGCGCTGCTCAGCCTGCGCCCATCCGGCCCCAGCGCCGGACGGAATGGCGGAGGAGCCGGCCGGGGGCCGGCGGATCACCCCGCCCCGGTGTACGCGGTGCTCGGCTCCCGTCCGGCCCGGCGTGGTGTGGTTCGGTGAGGCGTTGCCGGAAGCGGCCCTGAGCGCCGCCGTCGAGGCGGCGGCGACCTGCGATCTGCTCCTGACGGTGGGCACCTCGGGCCTGGTCTACCCCGCCGCCGAGATCCCGCAGGTGGCGGCCCGCTGCGGTGCCGCAGTGATCCAGGTCAACCCCGAGGAGACGCCGCTCGATCACGTGGCCGACGTGAACCTGCGCGGTCCGGCCGCCCGGGTGCTCCCCGCCCTCGTCGAAGCCGTGTGGGGCGGCGCCGATCGCGGGTGA
- a CDS encoding DUF1905 domain-containing protein: MDLEFSGEMWFWKGPAPWHFVTVPEEQCGDLAAASASVTYGWGMIPVTARIGGTGWRTSLYPKDGRYIVPVRAAVRKAEGLQAGDVVTVRLTVDG; the protein is encoded by the coding sequence GTGGATCTGGAGTTCAGCGGGGAAATGTGGTTCTGGAAGGGCCCCGCGCCGTGGCACTTCGTCACCGTGCCCGAGGAGCAGTGCGGTGATCTGGCGGCGGCTTCCGCCTCGGTGACCTACGGCTGGGGCATGATCCCGGTCACGGCGCGGATCGGGGGCACCGGGTGGCGGACGTCCCTCTACCCGAAGGACGGCCGGTACATCGTGCCGGTGCGGGCGGCGGTGCGGAAGGCCGAAGGGCTCCAGGCCGGTGACGTGGTGACGGTCCGCCTCACCGTCGACGGCTGA
- a CDS encoding DUF998 domain-containing protein: MRIHRLGSYSWLLAAPLFLAANVITGLAWRHPRFSWAANNISDLGNVTCGNWGTSRPREVCSPWHGAMNTASVVTGVLLALGMLLTWPALGRGAATTAARLLTLAAGAGYVLAGAYPADVNENNHVLGAVLIFIPGNVGMVVASLARRSPVLRPVRAASLALGLIGLAGTALFAAQVDLGIGVGGMERVAVFPLLAWAVVVAVRLLRGAHRPGPGHGW; this comes from the coding sequence ATGCGGATCCATCGCCTCGGCTCCTACAGTTGGCTGCTCGCCGCGCCCCTGTTCCTGGCCGCGAACGTGATCACCGGCCTGGCCTGGCGGCACCCCCGGTTCAGCTGGGCCGCCAACAACATCAGCGACCTGGGCAACGTGACCTGCGGCAACTGGGGCACCAGCCGGCCACGCGAGGTCTGCTCACCCTGGCACGGGGCGATGAACACGGCCTCGGTCGTCACGGGTGTGCTGCTCGCGCTCGGGATGCTGCTCACCTGGCCGGCGCTCGGCCGAGGCGCCGCCACGACCGCCGCGCGCCTGCTGACGCTCGCGGCCGGGGCCGGGTACGTCCTGGCCGGGGCGTACCCGGCGGACGTGAACGAGAACAACCACGTCCTCGGCGCGGTGCTGATCTTCATCCCGGGCAACGTCGGGATGGTCGTGGCGTCGCTGGCCCGCCGGTCACCGGTCCTGCGCCCGGTGCGTGCGGCGAGCCTCGCGCTGGGCCTGATCGGCCTGGCCGGCACGGCCCTGTTCGCCGCGCAGGTCGACCTCGGGATCGGCGTCGGCGGCATGGAGCGGGTGGCCGTCTTTCCGTTGCTCGCCTGGGCGGTCGTGGTGGCGGTGCGGCTGCTGCGCGGAGCACACCGGCCGGGGCCCGGACACGGGTGGTAG
- a CDS encoding glycoside hydrolase family 13 protein — MTRAAPPAEPWWRGGVCYEVYVRSFADSDGDGIGDLPGVTARLPHLAALGVDAVWLTPFYPSPMVDGGYDVVDYCDVDPLFGTLADVDALVVEAHRLGLRVVCDLVPNHTSDRHPWFQAALAAAPGSAARRRYVFRPVDDDQPDQPPNDWQSAFGGSAWRRVSSPHGGPDEWYLHLFSSEQPDLNWDNPEVPSEFRDIVRWWLDRGVDGLRIDMAHALFKHPDLVDAGPGQHTEFRRNHLMPFFDQAPVHDLYRQWRTMVEGVPGERALIGEVCLFDADRQARYVRPDELHQAFTFELLECDWSAPALRDTIGRTLAAYRRVGALPAWVLNSHDATRTVTRYGGGERGLRRARAAALLMLALPGAAYVYQGEELGLPQVDLPDEALRDPVWERSGRTVRGRDGSRVPIPWTADGGTYGFSPEGADPPWLPQPDGWGVWSVQRQTADPDSTLALYRAAIRLRREFADGLTWWDVGPEVVAFRRGEGFGCAVNLGDRPVPLTGVGRVLLASAPVRPADGALLLPPDTAVWLAPACHDAVGPADSGVDVR, encoded by the coding sequence GTGACCCGGGCCGCACCGCCGGCGGAACCCTGGTGGCGTGGCGGCGTCTGCTACGAGGTGTATGTCCGTAGCTTCGCCGACTCGGACGGGGACGGGATCGGTGACCTGCCGGGGGTGACCGCCCGCCTGCCGCACCTGGCCGCCCTCGGCGTGGACGCCGTCTGGCTGACCCCGTTCTACCCGTCCCCGATGGTCGACGGCGGATACGACGTCGTCGATTATTGCGATGTCGACCCGCTCTTCGGCACCCTCGCCGACGTTGACGCGCTCGTCGTCGAGGCACACCGGCTCGGCCTGCGGGTCGTCTGCGACCTGGTGCCCAATCACACCTCGGACCGGCACCCGTGGTTCCAGGCGGCCCTGGCCGCCGCGCCGGGCAGCGCCGCCCGCCGCCGGTACGTCTTCCGCCCGGTCGACGACGACCAGCCGGACCAGCCACCCAACGACTGGCAGTCGGCGTTCGGCGGCAGCGCCTGGCGGCGGGTGTCGAGCCCGCACGGTGGACCCGACGAGTGGTACCTGCACCTGTTCAGCTCCGAGCAGCCCGACCTGAACTGGGACAACCCGGAGGTGCCGTCAGAGTTCCGGGACATCGTCCGGTGGTGGCTCGACCGGGGGGTGGACGGGCTGCGCATCGACATGGCGCACGCCCTGTTCAAGCACCCCGACCTGGTCGACGCCGGCCCCGGGCAGCACACCGAGTTCCGCCGTAACCACCTGATGCCCTTCTTCGACCAGGCGCCCGTGCACGATCTCTACCGGCAGTGGCGCACCATGGTCGAGGGGGTGCCGGGGGAGCGGGCGCTGATCGGGGAGGTGTGTCTCTTCGACGCCGACCGGCAGGCCCGGTACGTCCGCCCGGACGAGCTGCACCAGGCGTTCACCTTCGAGCTGCTGGAGTGCGACTGGTCCGCCCCGGCGCTACGGGACACCATCGGTCGCACGCTCGCGGCGTACCGCCGGGTCGGTGCCCTTCCGGCCTGGGTGCTGAACAGCCACGACGCGACCCGGACCGTCACCCGCTACGGCGGGGGAGAGCGGGGGCTGCGCCGGGCCCGGGCCGCCGCCCTGCTGATGCTGGCGCTGCCCGGCGCGGCCTACGTCTACCAGGGCGAGGAGCTGGGGTTGCCCCAGGTGGACCTGCCCGACGAGGCGCTCCGCGACCCGGTCTGGGAACGCTCCGGGCGGACCGTACGCGGGCGGGATGGTTCCCGGGTGCCGATCCCGTGGACGGCCGACGGTGGCACGTACGGCTTCTCGCCGGAGGGCGCCGACCCGCCGTGGCTGCCGCAGCCCGACGGCTGGGGCGTCTGGAGCGTGCAGCGGCAGACGGCCGACCCCGACTCCACCCTGGCCCTCTACCGGGCGGCGATCCGGCTACGCCGCGAGTTCGCCGACGGTCTGACCTGGTGGGACGTCGGGCCGGAGGTGGTGGCGTTCCGGCGCGGCGAGGGGTTCGGCTGCGCGGTCAACCTCGGTGACCGTCCGGTGCCGCTGACCGGCGTCGGCCGGGTGCTGCTGGCGAGCGCCCCGGTGCGACCAGCCGACGGGGCCCTCCTGCTGCCACCGGACACCGCGGTGTGGCTGGCCCCGGCGTGCCACGATGCCGTAGGCCCGGCGGACTCCGGGGTCGACGTGCGCTGA
- a CDS encoding ScyD/ScyE family protein: MVRLTLRSASAVVAVAGLVIAAAPAAATAAASKPGAEGLTVVATGLDNPRGLAVTPDGVVLVAEAGRGGQGPCIVGGQDQTFCLGATGAVTAIRGRHQERIVTGLPSLGTTNQSEVLGPHDIALTAAGPLVTIGLGTDPARRAQLGPAGALIGQAVGIGPAGARAFADLAGYEAAHNPDGDQPDSGPDSNPYGLLPYRDGAVVTDAGGNDLLRLDRHGRISTLAVFPTVPAPNPFGGPDLPMQFVPTTVAAGPDGAFYVGQLTGFPFPVGGAKVWRVVPGQAPTVAADGFTTIADIAFDRKGRLLVLEIFANGLLSGDPTGALIRVERDGSRTELARAGLVTPTGVAVARDGTIYLANKGTLVGQGEVLRLRVP, encoded by the coding sequence ATGGTGAGGCTCACGCTCCGGTCCGCCAGCGCTGTCGTCGCGGTCGCCGGGCTCGTCATCGCGGCCGCGCCCGCCGCGGCGACCGCGGCCGCGAGCAAGCCCGGCGCCGAAGGCCTGACGGTGGTCGCCACCGGGCTCGACAATCCCCGGGGGCTGGCGGTCACACCCGACGGTGTGGTGCTCGTGGCCGAGGCCGGCCGAGGCGGCCAGGGGCCGTGCATCGTCGGCGGCCAGGACCAGACCTTCTGCCTCGGCGCCACGGGCGCGGTGACCGCCATCCGAGGACGCCACCAGGAGCGGATCGTCACCGGGCTCCCGTCTCTGGGCACTACGAACCAGTCGGAGGTCCTCGGCCCCCACGACATCGCGCTGACCGCGGCCGGCCCGCTCGTCACCATCGGCCTGGGCACGGACCCGGCGCGTCGGGCCCAGTTGGGTCCCGCCGGGGCGCTCATCGGCCAGGCCGTGGGGATCGGGCCCGCGGGTGCCCGGGCCTTCGCCGACCTGGCCGGGTACGAGGCGGCGCACAACCCGGACGGCGACCAGCCCGACAGCGGGCCGGACAGCAATCCGTACGGCCTGCTGCCGTACCGGGACGGCGCCGTGGTGACCGACGCCGGCGGCAACGACCTGCTGCGGCTCGACCGTCACGGGCGCATCTCCACGCTCGCCGTCTTCCCGACGGTGCCGGCGCCGAACCCGTTCGGCGGGCCGGACCTGCCGATGCAGTTCGTGCCCACCACCGTGGCGGCCGGTCCCGACGGCGCGTTCTACGTCGGCCAACTGACCGGATTCCCGTTCCCCGTCGGCGGGGCGAAGGTGTGGCGCGTGGTGCCCGGTCAGGCTCCCACCGTCGCCGCCGACGGGTTCACCACCATCGCCGACATCGCCTTCGACCGGAAGGGCCGGCTGCTGGTCCTCGAGATCTTCGCCAACGGCCTGCTCAGCGGCGACCCGACGGGCGCGTTGATCCGGGTCGAACGCGACGGCTCGCGCACCGAGCTCGCCCGGGCCGGCCTCGTCACGCCCACCGGCGTGGCGGTCGCCCGCGACGGCACGATCTACCTCGCCAACAAGGGCACGCTGGTGGGCCAAGGCGAGGTGCTGCGGCTGCGAGTGCCGTAG